A segment of the Fusarium musae strain F31 chromosome 2, whole genome shotgun sequence genome:
GAAGCATCTCGTGAGCCTGGACTCGATGAAGGCCACCGTACCCATGCTTTGGCTGGTAGACCCGCTGCTGAGTGATTGTCATCCTGCTCACTGTGGACCTAACTCACTCTATTCACTAGGGCTACAGTATACTAGTCTTGCTAGGGACGGTGCCATTGATATACAGGCTGAGATGCTGTCCGCAGTCCAGGTTGAGGATTCCTGGAATAATCGCCTTTCGCCTGACCAGAAACCACTGGAGCTTCTACCCCATCCAAGAGATCTGGGGGGACCGAAGGATCGCCACAGCATCCACAGAATTCTGGATGCTACATCCGTCCAAGATTTGCTGCATCTCATGGATATAGCAATTTATGGTGAGGAAGGACACTACACCAATGCGAGCTCTGCTTAATGTTTCCTGGAGAACAAGGCGACTGTTGCTATTGAGTTCAGCCAACATTGTGGAACACTGGATATGCTGGAGACATCTCTCTGGGCTATTCTATGCGTAAAGCTGACTCAACACTGAGGTGTCTCAACAAATCTGGTACATTCTTCTACGAATCATATCCCAATCTGAGGTATTGCTCCACGATTCACGACTTTCTCGAGGAGCAAGGCCTGGGTGAGTTGTCCAAATGTTTCCAGCCACAACCAAAACATTTCAAAGTGCCAGATCTGAGATATCGGCATCCTGTCGCAAGTGCTGCGCCCCCTGAGGAGCCCACTGTGATTCTAAATTTGTCTTCGAGACATCTATCTGCGTCGCATTTCCAAGGATCTAGTCTCGTAACCGATAGCGAAGAAGAATCACAAAAGTACGCAAGAAATGAGAGCTACTATTTTGGTATCGAGCTCGAATTGTACATGCCAGTTTTGCTACCGCATGAGGGCCGGCCCGACCCTCATCCCAATGATGGCAGGGAGCTCAGCCGTGCCGAGCGATTCCCCAACAGAATTGATTTAATGGAAGAAATCATCAGTTCTAAAGGGCCGTTGACTCTGGTTTGGGACGAGTATTTCGACCAGAAGTCCTGGGAGAGCAAGCTCTTCTGTCACGGGATGGTGCTGTTGACGATATTGAACCCCAATATCAGACGTGGACCGTTGGAATCAATGTATCGCTACGCCAAATGTTTGAGTGGGGAGGATACAAGCAGCTGAATGGTTTGGAGATCGTCAGTCCCGTTCTTAGAAATACGCCCGAGTGCTGGGAAGAGATACTGGATATGGTCTTCATCCTGCGAAACAACTTCAGATTGACAGTAGGCAAATCATGTGGCTTCCACATCCATGTGAGCAAAGGCATTGGGCCCATGCTGTTACACCTCGTGCGCAAGGTTTGTGTCCTCATGTATTCGGCCGAAAACATTGTTTACCTCCTTTGGTGCCTGGAAGAAGGAAGTCAAGATACGCACCGAGTCTAGCATCATTGCTAGAACCTCTATGTACCGATCAATGGTCGGAAATGAATGTTCCAGCTGACTTCGAACGGTACATTCCCGTCGACAAGGTCGTCAACCGCCGTACCTTGGGTATtctgaagaagccatggacGGCCGAAACTCTACAACGGCTCAAGCTGCTTATGACTCCTAGCATGGGCTCAAAGTCTTGCTTAGGTCTTTCCAAGTGCCATTCCATTGATAAGCCTGGTGAAGGCTCTGAAGATGAGTGTAAAGAGACAGTTGAGTTCCGCTACCTCGAAGGTACTCTAGATCCTGAGCTGATTCTTCGGTGGAGTCAGTTGATGGTTTCTCTATTCCAGTTTGCAGATCTAGCTTCGCCACAAGCATGGCAGAATTTTGTGCCCGCAGTACTGCAGTACTGAAGTGCCTGGCATTTGGTAAGATGGATCCGAACGTGTTGAGAGttttcttgttgttcttaGGAAAGGAGGGTGATTTTTACTTTTGGTACAATCGGATCGAAACGACGCCGAATTTGCCTCTTGATCCACAACAACTGGCTCGCAGGCCAGTTGATAACAATGAGATTCTGCTTCCCCTCGATGAGGAGTACATTGATGCCTTACGAGAAGAGCTGTGTACGAGAGAGATGAGATTGCCTTGCATGATCCAGAAAGCGGCGACCCTCAACGAATCTGAAGCGTCGACTAATCCAGACGACCTTGCAAGAATAGTGTCCGAGAAGGTCAACATTTTTAATGCTTAATTCGGGGATGCTCTTGAGACTACTTCTGGGCAGAGGTTTGGACAGACTGGAGAGCAAGACTGGGCCTGGAGATACACTAGAAGAGGGGATAAAAACGGTATGAATGGTTATTTGCTTCATTTCCCTAGCCTCAGTCGTAGATGGGTGAAAAAGGAACTGCAAAGTCACAACCAGGACCGAGAGACAGAAAAAGTACATAGACCTGAGTTGGGGCTTTTGCACAATTGTAATTTTTCATCGATGTGGCGGTTCATGTGACGCAAGGCAACATATTGTCTTTTTTAAGTCAGGCAGAGTGAGTGTTAGATAGTAGAAGGGAACTCCACTcgcttgaagaaagaagcagaTGTGTAGTCGACAGCGCGTGGCGTGGCTCACCTGTTAACAACTCAATGGCACAGGTGCTTTTCTCAAACGCGTtgtagtaatattaatactggGTATCATTTTCTCACAAATCCTATGCAGGAGACGTATGTTCTCTCTCGATAATATCCTCGCGTGCCAGTGGTCGAGTTCCATCGTTGAGAACCATCGCTTCTCGATGTTGCCGCCGTAGCCTTTGCTCTTCGGCTGAATGTTCCCTGGTTCGTGTGACTTGCTGTTCGACAAGTGGTAAGTTTCCCGTCTCCTCTTCGATCTCCATGATCAGGTCCGGGAGTTCACGAATTCTCCTTCGGGAAATCTCCTTGTCCATAAGCCCTGCCCTTTCCAGAGCCCTGAGGCCTCGCCTTGATTCCTTGATTCGATCGACAATCTCGACAATCCTATTTGTCTTGAGCGCCATGTAATCCCTGAAATTTCGGCGTCTTTCTTCCGGGGTATCGCCCCATTCCTGCTTTGCCAACCATTTTTCGACGAAGCGCGCTTTGACTAGCATGCTGGCACCATACTTATTGGCGAGCTCCAGGATGAACATTAAGCAGAACCTCTCGGCCATGTCGCGAAGGTAATACTCATCCCAATGGCTATCAGTGAGGCTCGGTCGCTCGGTATCATCCAAGCTCAGCTCCAGAGAACGGACAAGAGCCGAGTAGGCTTTGGGATTGTTCAACTTTGAAAGTCCATCCAGCCCTGAAAATGTCAGCTGAATCTTATGAGGTTATTTGCAAAACTCACCGATAGTCTGTCCAGTAAGCAGGGCCAAGGCCCTAAGGCACCGCATCCTCTCATCATAATCTGGTCGAGTGATGCCGAATAGCAATATGTCAGTTGTCTCGGAATCGTTCACGGCCCGATCGCAAAGGATCTTGATCGCGACTTCTCTTATGGAATAATTGGGATGGTCTAATAACTTCTCAAGAGTTTCAAGTTCCAACGAGTCTTCCGTGTCTTGAGTGATGTATTGTGTCTTTGGCTGTGGTGGCGGAATTTCGTTGTCGTCTCTTATGATGGTGAGGGCAGTGAAGACGGTACTCACTACACCAAAGGTAGCTAAGCCCAAGGTGACAAGAACAACCCTCTCATCCCGGGCAAAGCTTAGGAGGCTATCAGCCCATCCCATCTTGATTGAGTCTGTTGATTGAGTTCATGCTTTACTCAAGTATTGGTAAATGAGTTCTTCATAGATGTCCCAGGACTCCGGACGTAAGGTATTCTGCCATGACTCACCGCTGCATCATGCTCAGATAAGGTTAGACTACCCGTAGCTTCGTATGCGGGCCCCACATGAAGCTTGATAACgataagactttttttccATCGCAAAAAAACTGAGAGTTGCTGCTACCAATGCAGCTTTCGCATCAGCAGCATTATCAGTCGCAATGGCCGGCTCCCAGCTCAAACGCCTCAAGGCGTCTCTCAAAGAGCAAGGAATTGTCGGCCCTCAGCAAtcgaagaagcagaaacGACGCAATGCTCAGGACGAGCGCTCTCGAAATGACAAACGACTTCAGCGCGGAGTGGTCTTGGAGGGGATTCGCGAACAATTCAATCCTTTCGATCTTAAGCATGCCAAGGGCCCAAAATTCGAAGTTACGAGTAACCGGCCTACGTTGACTGCTGGCAGCATCAAAGGTCGTCCTGGCCAGGCCAAAGCAGCCAGTGAGGAGAGGGTAAGTTCCAACTCCTATTCGCGAGGGGCCATCAGGGCAGTGGAGGTGACACGATCTGTTCACATCGACTATTGAAGTCTATTCCGACCTCGATATAATCACAAACCAGGCTTTATGAAGAATCAACTAACATTCATAAAGCGCCGGCAAACCCTTCTGGTCGAGATGCAACGCCGCAACAAGGTTGGTGGAATTCTCGATCGTCGATTTGGTGAAAACGATCCGACAATGGCCCCTGAAGATAAGATGCTTGAGCGATTTGCCCGAGAGAAACAGAGAAGCCACAAGAAGAACTCAATGTTTGATttggaagacgacgatgCTTCAGAAGGCTTGACTCACATGGGCAAATCTCTTTCTTTTGACGACATGGACGATTTCAAAGAAGACGACCTCGAAGAGGACTACGACAGTGATGGCTCGGTGCGTGAACAGCAGAGATTGAAGCGTATTCGTGCATTAGCAGCCCAGGGTAGTGatggcgaggacgatgaaCCGGAACGAAAAAAGACGAAGAAGGAGGTGATGGAGGAGGTTATCGCCAAGTCCAAACACTACAAGTACGAGCGACAAGCTgcaaaggaggaggatgaagagctcCGAGAGAAACTCGACAAGGAGTTGCAAAACATCCAGTACATGCTGCACCACAGCCGGCCAGGCGCCAAACCTCAGAACGAGGGAGCTTCAAAACTCACCATCGCTGGAGTTGACCGAGACGCTTTCGAAAAGAACTTCGATCTTCAAATAAAGAAATTGGCTCAGGACAAGAGGGCACAGCCTGCCGACCGCACCaagaccgaggaggagaaggctgaagaagagtctACAAGACTCAAGGAGCTCGAAGACAAACGCCAGAAGCGCATGAGAGGAGAGTCAGTCAGTGacagtgaggatgaagaagccgaTAACAAGGGCAAGAAACCCGAGCTTGATGCTATGGACCtggacgatgaggaggactaTGGCTTGGGCAGCGGTATCCGAGCTCGTCCTACTGCTACTGAGCTTGgctttgacgatgaagatgatttCGTCATCGACGATGATCTCGTGGCTAGCGGCTCGGACCTGGAACTCGACAACGAGGATGAATCAGGCATGGAGGATGtgtctgatgatgaggaagctgaggatgaggaggatgactttACCAAAGGCCTGCttaatgaagaagagagtcgAAATCCTGTTTTCGATGCCGAATCGACCACAAAAGCCTCGGCGATTCAGAAAGGCGACGAGCAAGGCCTCCCCTACACCTTTGAATGCC
Coding sequences within it:
- a CDS encoding hypothetical protein (EggNog:ENOG41~BUSCO:EOG092620IA) yields the protein MAGSQLKRLKASLKEQGIVGPQQSKKQKRRNAQDERSRNDKRLQRGVVLEGIREQFNPFDLKHAKGPKFEVTSNRPTLTAGSIKGRPGQAKAASEERRRQTLLVEMQRRNKVGGILDRRFGENDPTMAPEDKMLERFAREKQRSHKKNSMFDLEDDDASEGLTHMGKSLSFDDMDDFKEDDLEEDYDSDGSVREQQRLKRIRALAAQGSDGEDDEPERKKTKKEVMEEVIAKSKHYKYERQAAKEEDEELREKLDKELQNIQYMLHHSRPGAKPQNEGASKLTIAGVDRDAFEKNFDLQIKKLAQDKRAQPADRTKTEEEKAEEESTRLKELEDKRQKRMRGESVSDSEDEEADNKGKKPELDAMDLDDEEDYGLGSGIRARPTATELGFDDEDDFVIDDDLVASGSDLELDNEDESGMEDVSDDEEAEDEEDDFTKGLLNEEESRNPVFDAESTTKASAIQKGDEQGLPYTFECPQSCDELQVVLAPYPTKTFPTIVQRIRALYHPKISSMNKEKLGNFATALVDYIGLPWDPATSAPFMVLESIVRHIHSLAKMFPIEISKQFRKNLEEMGESRPLALGTGDLVLLSAIGTIFPTSDHFHQVVTPAVLTITRYLGQRIPQNLAHYAIGTYLSILAVSYQQLAKRYVPEVINFSLNTLLALAPVSTSKKVGNFPLHIAPEGIRAEAATKSELRRLNFSDCIEQEAKKTQTIARKIAILDTTAQVIETAADTWTGKSAFLETFGQAASVLKHLGSKCCRSQLPTAFNERIEKLQVKFDRMLKVAQLSRRNVELHHHRPLAIKTYVPKFEETFDPDKHYDPDRERAELAKLKKEHKKERKGALRELRKDANFMAREKLRIKKAKDEAYEKKYKRLVAEIQSEEGREANAYEREKSARKRAKNR